One region of Anaeromyxobacter paludicola genomic DNA includes:
- a CDS encoding DUF5947 family protein, producing the protein MLPLRALERFARPAARPRPAAGEACELCAAPVGEAHPHVVDLERRALCCACPTCSRLFVQPGAGARFRTVPDRVRSDPGLALTDADLAALGVPVRLVFFARGGRDGRWFATFPGSAGAVEGALDPAAWAALATRTPLVAAAEPDVEALLAWGERGEPGIALLLVPVSACYALAGLVRRRWRGLDGGPEVWREVADALAALRARARPLRPSERKEPRP; encoded by the coding sequence TTGCTCCCCCTGCGCGCCCTCGAGCGGTTCGCCCGCCCCGCCGCCCGGCCAAGGCCCGCCGCCGGGGAGGCCTGCGAGCTCTGCGCGGCCCCGGTCGGCGAGGCCCACCCGCACGTGGTCGATCTGGAGCGGCGCGCCCTGTGCTGCGCTTGCCCCACCTGCTCCCGGCTCTTCGTGCAGCCGGGCGCCGGCGCCCGGTTCCGGACCGTGCCCGACCGCGTCCGCTCCGATCCCGGGCTGGCGCTCACCGACGCCGACCTGGCCGCGCTCGGCGTCCCGGTGCGGCTCGTCTTCTTCGCGCGCGGCGGCCGCGACGGCCGCTGGTTCGCCACCTTCCCCGGATCGGCCGGCGCCGTCGAGGGGGCGCTCGACCCGGCGGCCTGGGCGGCGCTCGCGACGAGGACCCCGCTCGTGGCCGCGGCCGAGCCGGACGTCGAGGCGCTCCTCGCCTGGGGGGAGCGCGGCGAGCCCGGGATCGCGCTCCTGCTCGTGCCGGTCTCGGCCTGCTACGCGCTCGCCGGCCTCGTCCGGCGGCGCTGGCGCGGGCTCGACGGCGGACCCGAGGTCTGGCGCGAGGTGGCCGACGCGCTCGCGGCGCTGCGCGCCCGGGCCCGCCCGCTCCGCCCCTCGGAGCGGAAGGAGCCGCGCCCATGA